One region of Sebastes fasciatus isolate fSebFas1 chromosome 1, fSebFas1.pri, whole genome shotgun sequence genomic DNA includes:
- the crbn gene encoding protein cereblon isoform X2, translated as MKKTPKKKRSQYCKHKDMADERGGGEDNINDNMGNQLHLLPDNEEEEEEDDMETEDRDSEDAEKPTLITFDPSLPTSHAYLGSDMEEFHGRTVHDEDSYQTIPVLPHTAVMLVPGQTLPLQLFRPQEVSMMRSVIQKDRTFAVLAHSDAAEPEAEFGTTAEIYAYREEQEYGIETVKVKAVGRQRFKVHEIRTQADGIRQAKVQILPERILPDPLSAVQLAPLSRLHMHPSSKPPTQSCKQAQRWWHNYQQRKFHCANLTPWPPWVYALYDSESLMNRVKKQLHEWDENLKDDSLPTNAVDFSYRVAACLPIDDVLRLQLLKIGSAIQRLRCELDIMDRVEAFTVHLTQPGKIFNLRRVNPERSTQTLKAVHVPVL; from the exons ATGAAGAAGACaccgaagaagaagaggagtcagTATTGTAAACACAAGGATATGGCTGACgagaggggaggaggtgaaGACAACATCAACGACAACATGGGCAACCAGTTACATCTTCTACCAG acaatgaggaagaggaggaggaagatgacaTGGAGACTGAGGACCGAGACAGTGAGGATGCAGAGAAGCCCACCCTCATCACCTTTGACCCCAGTCTCCCCACATCACATGCT TACCTGGGTTCcgacatggaggaatttcaCGGCCGTACAGTCCACGATGAAGACAGCTATCAGACCATCCCTGTGCTGCCACACACAGCTGTGATGCTGGTGCCAGGTCAGACGCTGCCTCTGCAGCTGTTCAGGCCGCAGGAGGTCAGCATGATGCGAAGCGTCATCCAGAAAGACCGCACCTTTGCTGTGCTCGCACACAG TGATGCAGCCGAGCCGGAGGCAGAGTTTGGGACAACAGCTGAAATCTATGCCTACCGAGAAGAGCAGGAATATGGGATTGAAACTGTCAAAGTGAAAGCTGTGGGGAGGCAGAGGTTCAAGGTCCATGAGATAAGAACTCAAGCAGACGG GATCAGGCAAGCCAAAGTACAGATCCTTCCAGAACGAATCCTTCCAGATCCCCTCTCTGCCGTGCAGCTAGCGCCCCTCTCCAGGCTCCACATGCACCCCTCCTCCAAACCCCCGACTCAGAGCTGCAAACAGGCCCAGCGCTGGTGGCATAACTACCAACAG AGGAAGTTTCACTGTGCCAATCTGACGCCATGGCCACCCTGGGTCTACGCACTCTACGACTCT GAGTCGCTCATGAACAGAGTGAAGAAACAGCTCCATGAATGGGACGAGAATCTGAAGGACGACTCTCTCCCTACGAACGCCGTAG ACTTTTCCTACAGAGTGGCGGCCTGTCTGCCCATAGACGACGTTCTGCGGCTTCAGCTGCTGAAGATCGGCAGTGCCATCCAGAGACTTCGCTGTGAGCTGGACATCATGGACCGG
- the LOC141766759 gene encoding proliferation-associated protein 2G4-like has protein sequence MSDEEQEQTIAEDLVVTKYKMGGDIANQALRLVVETATPGVSVLSLCQKGDAYIMAETGKVFKKEKEMKKGIAFPTSVSVNNCVCHFSPLKSDHDYTLKDGDLVKIDLGVHVDGFIANVAHSFVVGANKENPITGRKADVIKAAYLCAEAALRLVKPGNQNSQVTDAWNKIAQSFKCSPIEGMLSHQLKQHVIDGEKTIIQNPSDQQRKDHEKAEFEVHEVYAVDVLISTGEGKARDGGMRTTIYKRDPSKQYGLKMKTSRMFFSEVERRFDAMPFTLRAFEDEAKARLGVVECAKHELLQPFSVLQEKEGECVAQFKFTVLLMANGPHRITNGPFDPELYKSEHEVQDAELRTLLQSSASRKTQKKKKKKASKTAENATGQPTEDTEAVE, from the exons ATGTCCGACGAAGAACAAGAGCAGACCATAGCGGAGGACCTGGTGGTCACCAAGTACAAGATGGGGGGTGACATCGCCAACC AGGCTCTCCGTCTGGTTGTGGAAACCGCCACGCCCGGGGTGTCGGTTCTCAGCCTCTGTCAGAAGGGGGATGCCTACATCATGGCTGAGACTGGAAAGGTCTTCAAGAAGGAAAAGGAAATGAAGAAAG GCATTGCCTTTCCCACCAGCGTCTCAGTCAATAACTGTGTTTGCCACTTCTCTCCCCTGAAGAGTGACCATGACTACACACTTAAAGATGGGGATCTGGTCAAAAT AGATCTAGGTGTTCATGTCGATGGCTTCATTGCTAATGTTGCTCACAGCTTTGTGGTGGGAGCCAATAAG GAGAACCCAATCACAGGCCGGAAAGCTGATGTAATCAAAGCGGCGTATCTGTGTGCAGAAGCAGCTCTTCGCCTTGTTAAACCTGGTAACCAG aACTCTCAAGTGACAGACGCCTGGAACAAGATCGCTCAGTCGTTCAAATGCTCACCAATAGAGG GTATGCTGTCTCATCAGCTAAAGCAACATGTCATTGATGGAGAGAAGACCATCATTCAGAACCCGTCAGACCAACAAAG GAAGGACCATGAGAAGGCAGAGTTTGAGGTACATGAAGTCTATGCTGTGGATGTCTTGATCAGCACCGGAGAAGGAAAG GCCAGAGATGGAGGTATGAGGACCACCATTTATAAGAGGGACCCCAGTAAGCAGTACGGCTTGAAGATGAAAACGTCCCGTATGTTCTTCAGCGAAGTGGAACGACGCTTTGATGCCATGCCCTTTACTCTCCG GGCGTTCGAGGATGAGGCGAAAGCCCGTCTGGGTGTGGTGGAGTGTGCCAAACATGAACTGCTACAGCCCTTCAGTGTGCTACAAGAGAAAGAGG GAGAGTGTGTAGCTCAGTTTAAGTTCACAGTGCTGCTGATGGCCAACGGGCCACACCGAATCACCAACGGACCCTTCGATCCGGAGCTCTACAAGTCAGAGCATGAAGTTCAGGATGCAGAGCTGAGG ACTTTACTACAGAGCTCTGCGAGTCGTAAaacacagaagaaaaagaaaaagaag GCCTCAAAGACGGCAGAAAATGCAACTGGACAGCCAACCGAGGACACAGAAGCcgtagaataa